The bacterium region TCAAGAATACTTTTTATCTGACAATCTCGGGAATTCTGGATGACGACAGCAAGGGGTTGGAGGAGTTTGTCCGGCTGACAGGATCAAGGCCTTTGGGAGCGGCGGAGATCAGCAACCGGGATCCTATGTTGCAGCAGAAAATTGACGAACTGGCCGGGCAATTAAATGGTTATTAATGTTTTTTTTAGTAAAATTCTTTTAGGCGACAATAATCATTTAACACGGATTTAACATTGAATTAACCTGTGGTTCAAATGTGTTTTATATATTGGTAACAATCGTAAAACATATCATTTTAGGAGGCAGGAACCACATGAAGAAAAAAGCATTATATTTGCTGCTGGCAACGGCATGGGTATTCTCCGCCGGCTGCGGCAAGAACAAGCAAAGCATCACACTGGCGGGCTCCACCGCCTTCCAGCCTTTTGCCGAAAAACTGGCCGAGCAGTACATGACGGCCAATCCCGGTGCCTCGATCACCGTCCAGGGCGGGGGCTCGGCGGTGGGCATCCAGTCGGCCCTTTCCGGGGCGGCCCAGATAGGGATGGCCGACCTGGTGAACCTGCCCCCGGAAGCTAAGGGGCTCAATGCAACCATAGTGGCCCGGGACGGCATTGCGGTGGTGATAAACCCGGCCAACAAAGTGAATGACCTTACCATTGACCAGCTCCGGGATATCTTCAACGGGAAGATCAAGAACTGGAAGGCGGTCGGAGGGGCAGACAAGGATATCACCGTGGTTTCGCGCGAAGCCGGCTCCGGCACCAGGACCTCGTTTGAAGAGATAGTGACCGGGATAGACCTAAGCGGGAACGCCCTGATCCAGGATTCCAACGGCACCATCCGGGAAACGGTGGCCAACGATGCCGGGGCCATCGGCTACCTTTCCCACGGGCTGCTGAACGAAAAGATCAAAGCAGTTCTTTTGGACGGCCAGGAATGCACCACCGAGAAGATCATGGCCCAGAAATACCTGCTGGTGCGTCCGATATTCCTTTTGACCAAGGCCCAGCCCGGTGCCGAGGTTCAAAGCTTGATAGATTACATCCTTTCTCCCGAGGGACAGCAGACCATCAAGCAGAACGGCCTGATCCCGGCCAAGTGAAACCAGTTGCTGAATACTGAATATTGAATACTGTAGTCAGTAACATTTTTAATAGAACTAAAGCGCAAACGGAAACATGCCCGTTACCAGTGAAAAAATAATGCAGCGTCTGCTGCTGGTCGTAGCCTTTTCGGCCCTTTCGGCCCTGCTGCTGATCGCAGTCTTCATCATCAGCCAGGGGCTTCCCTTCATCTTCAGATATGGGTTGAGGGAATTCCTGTTCTCTTCCGTTTGGAATCCCCAGGCCGGCAAGTTCGGCATCTTTCCCATGGTGATCTCCACCCTGTGGGTCACCCTGGGGGCCATGGCCATCGGGGCGCCGCTGGGGGTGGCCGGGGCGGTGTTCCTGACCGAGTTCGTCCCCCGTTCGGTGATGAGCGTCATCAAGCCGGCCATAGAACTGCTGGCCGGGATACCCTCGGTGGTCTACGGCTTCATCGGAGTGATGGTGCTGGCCCCGCTGATCCGGGACCATC contains the following coding sequences:
- a CDS encoding phosphate ABC transporter substrate-binding protein, which translates into the protein MKKKALYLLLATAWVFSAGCGKNKQSITLAGSTAFQPFAEKLAEQYMTANPGASITVQGGGSAVGIQSALSGAAQIGMADLVNLPPEAKGLNATIVARDGIAVVINPANKVNDLTIDQLRDIFNGKIKNWKAVGGADKDITVVSREAGSGTRTSFEEIVTGIDLSGNALIQDSNGTIRETVANDAGAIGYLSHGLLNEKIKAVLLDGQECTTEKIMAQKYLLVRPIFLLTKAQPGAEVQSLIDYILSPEGQQTIKQNGLIPAK